The region AGAAGTTATTCTACCCCAGGCAACTCTGATAGACTTAGAACATTTTTTATCACATGAAGACTTAAGAAAATATCTCTCTCTTGGTTATCTGAGCTTCAACGGATCATTCCTCTTGCAGAAAGGTCTTTGCTCGATGTGTCTAATCAAGTATAAAGGttaaaaaaattggtgaaagATTTTAATGTCTTTTCTCTCTCCTCTCTATATAAGGAGTTGTAGACCTAAGAAGAAGACTACCACACTGCAATACAACACAAGACTCTGAACTTTGACATTCAAAGAGAAGTTACTTTGTCAAATTTGTTAGACTTAAAATATCTTAACAATTGTTTTCTTGAGGAGTTGTAATCAGatttgattatagtgaaaatcccttggaaGTACAAAGGGATTGGACTACTATCAAGTTGTGAGAGAAACTAGGATAAACTGCTTGTGTATCTTGTGCTTTTACTTTACTTGCTTCTGAATTATATTTCGTTGCTATCATTTGTTAATCATCTGAGTCAGATTCTGTTTCAGAATCTGATAAAGATATACAAGAGTTTAGACTCTAAGTGACTATGATTCAGACTTTGAACTGAAGGTTCATACTATGATTAAGATCAATCAGAAGCTAATCAAGTCTTTATGAGTCAGGCTCTGAACTAAGTGTTCAAAACTTGTTTAAAAGTCATCAGAAGTAGAAGTTTACAAAGTCTAAAAGAAGAAAAAGCCAACACAATTCAACCTCACgtgtttttctcacctttaaCATCTCCTTCATTCAACCACCATATTTCAAACCCTTAGCATCGTATGATGCAATTAAGATTCGAGAGCTCGTATAATTTTGCCAATAATTCTCTCTTCATGTTTACCTCATTGACTGTCATGTTCATTGATTCTCTCTTTTTTCAAGATTATTAAACTTTTCTCTTACTTCTTTAATTTTATCATTGATTAATTTTGACTTCTCCTTATAACAAACACTTTAATCTACTAACCTACTAAGGAGTTTTGAACTCCAATTCAACCATGTTTTGAATAACATAATAGGAGACTGGTATTGATAAATCTTTCTCTAGACCTAATTTTAAGCATCATAATTATGACGGTTGATTCAATAGGAGCACTACACAAATCTAAGTTATTTTTTAAATCTTGGTATCCGACTTTTTGCAATCcattaatccaaaaaataatttgACTTTTTTTACTCTCTCTTTAATTTATCTCTCCCATGCTTTCCATTTTCCTTGATTGAATTACTCCAAAAAAATTTGCCACTTCATTGAATAAActtctctctcttctcttttTTCTCTCCTACTTTATCTCACAATCACAAACACAATTCACTGAAGACGAGGCACAATTTACTTTTCCTCTCTATCTACCTTCTTTTTCCACTGACCAACACAACAACTGCACAGTCATCACAGTACTAGTACAATTTACAAACAAACAACCTCATCATTCCCATTCCATGTTCCCTTTAACCTCTTTTGTCTCGTCTCAAACAAACTCactttcctcttcatcttcaccTTTCTCATTCTCATTCTCATTCTTATCACCACTCATCAATCCAAAATTATGAACAACAAAACCCAAAACCTAAGGCGTGGAACCAACAAACGACGACACACAAATAAACTCTTTGGTGGTAAACAAATCACACATCACCAACTCATTTTTCGTTTCTTTCCAAACTACAAAACAAAACCCATTTCAACCCTTTGTCGTTTTTTTCTCTCCTTTCTTTAAAAGAGTTTTATTTGCAGATAACGCTTCTCACTTTCTCTCCTTTGTTATCTACTATCTCACTTTCTTTTTTCTTTCTGACACATAGTTTTCGGTGCTGCTGCtatcaaattcttgaagaaatcGAAGAAAGAAGAAAAAGTTAGAAGCTTGAGTGCTGTCAATGAAATGGGTTGtgaaaaacaacaacaacaacatcaagacCCAAAGGGATTTAAGATTCCCAATAATGTAAGTTTTTATTGTAAGTTTCTAAATTTATGAACTTTTTATGCTTACTAATTTTGGGTTTTGTTTTTTTTCTTAGTTTTTGAATGGATGCTATGGTGCTTCTGTTCCAAGGAAGCTACGTTCTGGTTAGTGTGGTTTTCTAATTCAAAATCAAATCTTTTTTGAATTAGACTTGAAGCAATCTTTGAAACTTTTGCTTTTTCTTTGTCATGATTGTTACACACTTAAGACTCTTGATTATGTGTCTTTTTTTCTTTGTTTGTCAATTATTGCAACAAGTATGTCTTTTCAGAAAGAGACTGTAACAGCTTTTAATTAACCAAAGGGTCATTTGGGTGATAAAGTTTACTTATCATGTGTTTGGATTCATTGATCATAGTATTAGGCAGTTAAGTTCATTCAATAAGCTGTTTGTGTTTTATTTGTTATCATGTTATAGGTTTTTAGTATTCTCCGGCTTCACTgttaactttttttttcttttcaattcAGAGTACTCGAACCTGAAACCTTgcttgtttgtgtttgtttgcAATGTCAATATTTGTTTTCTATgtaaaaataaaatttgaaaCTGCATGGGAATAATAGAAGAAGTAAAAGTTATCTCAAACAAGTTATAAACACATTCTATAAGTTGTTATAAATATTTACAAAAGTGCTTTTGTGGATAAGCTTTTATAAAGCTCACATGTCTTGTTCTTTAATCTAATCTATTGTTATGATTCTTTTTGTCTCTTATTGTGCTTAAAAGAAGCATGAACTTTATTCTtacttttccttttaaaattaCAGCCATGAAAAAGCGCGGTCGCGAATCCATCTTACTTGATGCAGAAAAGGTGAACCATAAGAACAATGGAATGGAATCTTCAGAAAAGGATAATGTAAAGAAGTCAAAAGTGAGTATTGTGCGTAAGACACTTGTGGTTTCTGTTGATTCCATTTTCAAAAACTTGTCCTTTTGCTTAGTTTTCACCTTTAACATGGAGTTTTACTTTTCGTAGAAACAGGAAATTAGCAAACACTTGTCCCGAAGAGAAGGAGGTTTTGGTTCCATCACAAAAGATGAGGAGGAGGTAGCTGAGACTCTATATGCTTTGGCTGCAATGTTCCCTCACAGTGGCTCCGATCATGTTAGTAAGGAACTATATGGAGAAGCTTTGATAGAGAACTCCTCAGTTTTGCAGGACAAGAAGGAGAACGTTAATGCTTCTCTTGAAGGTTAATCTCACCCTTATCTATTACATAAGAGATTAATTTTGATGGTGTCAGTGTAATTTTAGTTATTAACTCGTGCGTTTTGATTTTCCATTTTCTTTTGTCATGCATTCTAGCCTCAGGAACCGATCAGGGTGCAAGTCTTTGTCCTGAAAGTTGTTTACCTGGAGAAGCTTCAAAAATTACTTCTGTAAATGAAACTACTGGTCATGAACATTCTAAGAAGGTGAATATATTGGTGGCATCTCATAGCAGTACTCCATCGATAAATCTTCAGAGCATGCCTGAGATGGTTAAGCGTGAATGTTGCGAAAAAATTGCATTGCACGACTCTGAATTATGTCTAGCAATAGGGTGAGTATTTTCCGGTTGCATTCTGAAGTCTCTATACTTTTCAAGTATTTTGTAATCATttacatgttttgtcatcattTTTTAGATTAAATATAACCCGACAATCACCGATTTCACAACACAAGAAGAAACCAGATGTCGAATTAGACTTGGTAGGCATTTTCAAATTTCACAGTTTGTATGTTTCTGCCAAAAACTCTTTTTGTGAGCTAGTATAACTCATTATTGGTGTGATCCGTTACATTTCAGATCAGAAATGTTAATAACAAGCAAAAACAGCATTTGATCAAGGAACCGATAAAAAATGGTATGCTTCCCCTAAACAACAAAATGTCCATTTTAATAGTGGTGAACTCATACTCTGGTGATAAAAGTATAGGCTAAAGTTTTTTACATCAACGCGACTAATTCTTGAAGTTCTTTCTGTTGTTTTATCAGAAAGTCTTGCATTGTGGCCAGGCTTGTCTTCAGTGTCATCTGCTGTTAGTCATAAAAGATCACGGAAAAGGTGTGCGACTCATGTTTACATCAGTCATACAATTCGGTGTTTAGAGGTGTCAAAACAAGGAGCTATCAAAGAGTCCAAGCTTCACGAATGTAATGAAATGAGAGTGCCCGATGGGTCAAAGCGTGAAGCTTCTTTAGAAATACACAACGTGAACGGAATGAGAAATGGAGCTATTTGTACTACTGCGAGGAATACTAATGAAAGTAAGAATGGTAGTAGTACTCTTTTGCAGCAATGCCACTATGGTGAGATATCACAGGCTACTCCAACACCTGGAGTATATGATCCTCAAAAGCAAGTAAGCTCAGGGTTACTTTCGAAACAATGCCTCCCCTTATCCCCTTTTCATGCTCTGATAACTGTCTTTATTATGCAGAGTTTCAACTTCTTGTCTTTGTCAGCCGGAAGTTATGGATTAAAGGTCGACAATAACAATTATAATAAAGTTGTAAGTAGGTTGGAACCATTGTCAAATTTGCAATTACCTTATTTTCAGTCACCAGCACGACAACAAAGGGTCGTGCCAAATCCTACGCATCAGAGTCGTTACGCCTCCTCGACAGTTTACCTTGATCAGTTGTCTGTTGTAGGACCACAGGTATTAATATTGGTTAATGTTTCTTTGTTACAAATCAAGAAACAAAATCTAGGGACCAACTTCCATATTCTATGTTTCTAATAATATGAAATGAGGTGGCTAATGTTTGTTCCTCACAATGAATTGAATAAACTACTCTAACAACCAAAGACCATAAAACACGCAATTCAATATCCTCATAAATACATGTCTTGAACTTCTAACCAGTATATGATATACTCTAATGTTTTTCTATAATGCTTTAAATTTCTGCAGCTTCGGTTGCAACAACCTCATTATTATGGTAGCCAGTCATGTGGAACTCAATATAGTTCAACAGCCTCAAATAGTAAGCAAGAGCACCAAAACTTTTGGGGGATGCAGCAACAAGTAGCTCAGCGTAGGTCTTCTGTCAATTGCAATATTGTTATGAGGACCCAAAATCCTAATTGGCAGAGTGGAAGAAATGACTCTTCTGCAATGGTTCCCTGTGCTCAAGCCATTTTTCCTCATACCTCTGTATCACAAGAAATATTCGGATCGAAAATCGCCGGACGACAACAGCAGCTAATTTCCCCCATCCAAGACAAATGGGCAAGACCCTCTTCATCTCAATACTATATTTGAAGAAATTAGAGTCAGGTTCTTAAGTATTGGTGCAACATTGCTTCAAGTGTTAAACCTGTCAGTCACCCTTGTTGCATATATATGAAGTGGTAGAAAGAAGGAAGGAATCTTCTTAGTCTCCATAGTGAAAATGAAACATTTACAATACTTCCAACACTACTAGTTATATATTATcaaaaaatattattttgaaaTTGTTTATTATATTACCATTATCCAGTTGTATATCTCTGGTGTGTTGAAAATAAAATACATAGACAATGAATAAAGGTTACTAAAAACTGACTTCATAAATGTCTACAATATATTAACACAAGCCAAAAGAAGCCTTGGTAGTGTACATAATACATGGCTCAAGGGGGAAAATATCAAAGTTTTGTATCACATATCACAATTAAAATACAAGAATCACTCCAAATGCTCAAGTACATCATCAGAATCTCCAAGACATTGTGACTCTGCTGAACTGCTATGTTTCACTCTAGTTTTTCAAGTTCCCCCATTCTTTCAATGATAGCCTGCAAGCACCAAAAACAAGTTAGTTTGGTTCGGGAATATAGGTTTTCTGTGTCATAAATTTAGTTTGTGAATAAATTTACAATCAATGTGCACAAATAAGCCCAAAATCATAAGCTAATAACTATACATCTCAAACTTCAATTCAGTAATCACATAGCATAGTAATACCAGTAACACCAAAAGAAAATGTATATACCTTCTTGCTTGTTTCTTGCAGTTCACCCGCTAGAATGAATTCATCAAGTATAAGGTATACCTTCATGTCAGATAAAACTAAATGAGCAGGGAACAACTACAAAAAAATAATCTTAAGACACAATGAGATTCAATATTGTAATCAATAACCACTCCAATCCCAACCTTCCAGAATCATTAACTTCACTTAGACAAAAAAACATAACATATGTAATGTTCCATAAAACTTAGATATACATATCTACCACACAAACAGTGGATGAAGTTGCATATAAGGAATGCTCAATTAGAAACTAAATAACACAGATTGAATAAAAAAGTGGCACGGAAGATACAAACTGAAACATTCAGCAAAATAAACAAAATGTAGCATAGCAAATGGATCAGTGCAGGCGATGGTTATGCAAAACGCTAATGTAAGCCAGAATCAAAATGCAGCGGAAACCTAAAACAACCAAATCTTACCACACTACATAGGACAGCGCCAAAATGTTCTTTCATATATCATGTTTCTATCAAACTCATTAATCTCTAATGCGTCTGATCTACTTTTTATACTAGAAAATCTAAATGTCCAAACCACCTAAGCTGAGTTTTCACCATCTTTCTTACAATAGATGTCATTCCAACTCAGTCTTATAGGTATACGACAAATCTAACACAACATTAACCAAAAAAATTGAATGTAACCACATACGCTGATATGCTAAATAGTTGTATCTAAAAACACGGTAGGCAAACATCTAAATCAACAATCACGTTGCAGAGttataattaattaaaagaaaTTGACAACAACCAAAAAAACAAACCTTGTGGAAGTTAAAAACCAAATCAAGTTCACAGACATTGCTGAAGAAGTGATCCAAAATTTCAACAAACAAATGGATACACTCTAAATACGCCAATTCATTATCAGTAATATCAACACAAAGTGAGAAAAACAATCCAGCATATCTCCTGTATATAACCTTGTGCGTACGAAACTGCAAAACAAAATTACCCATCaaacagaaagaaaaaaaaacacaaTCTTTAGAATACTCAACCCCAAAAAAATGGATGATACCTCAACGAAATTAGTGTATTTGGGATCTCTATTTACAACGAGACGATGAACCTGAAAATGAAGAAATTTGAGAAAATTAGGTTAAGGAGGAGAATATTGTGATTCATGAAGAAATAGAGAAGAAAGAATGAGAAAGTTACCTCGTATTCGACCTTATGTTTCTCGGAATCTTCGAGAGGAACATAGTATTTGGCTAAACGGGTTTTACCCTGGCGGTTCTGCAACAGAATGAATCGGATCTGCGATTGAAAAGGGGAAGAAAATGGTTAATTTGTTTTtggaaatgaaatgaaaaaaaaaagagtgTATGAAGTAGAAAGAGAGTAGTACCATTTGGTTGAACGAAAATGGATATGTTTGAGATTAAAGAGTGGAATGAAGGATGAATTGAAAGAGACGAAGATTGATTCAACgctttctctttcttcttcttgcAAATGGAGAGTACAAGAA is a window of Lathyrus oleraceus cultivar Zhongwan6 chromosome 6, CAAS_Psat_ZW6_1.0, whole genome shotgun sequence DNA encoding:
- the LOC127093466 gene encoding uncharacterized protein LOC127093466 isoform X2 encodes the protein MNNKTQNLRRGTNKRRHTNKLFGVFGAAAIKFLKKSKKEEKVRSLSAVNEMGCEKQQQQHQDPKGFKIPNNFLNGCYGASVPRKLRSAMKKRGRESILLDAEKVNHKNNGMESSEKDNVKKSKVSIEISKHLSRREGGFGSITKDEEEVAETLYALAAMFPHSGSDHVSKELYGEALIENSSVLQDKKENVNASLEASGTDQGASLCPESCLPGEASKITSVNETTGHEHSKKVNILVASHSSTPSINLQSMPEMVKRECCEKIALHDSELCLAIGLNITRQSPISQHKKKPDVELDLIRNVNNKQKQHLIKEPIKNESLALWPGLSSVSSAVSHKRSRKRCATHVYISHTIRCLEVSKQGAIKESKLHECNEMRVPDGSKREASLEIHNVNGMRNGAICTTARNTNESKNGSSTLLQQCHYGEISQATPTPGVYDPQKQSFNFLSLSAGSYGLKVDNNNYNKVVSRLEPLSNLQLPYFQSPARQQRVVPNPTHQSRYASSTVYLDQLSVVGPQLRLQQPHYYGSQSCGTQYSSTASNSKQEHQNFWGMQQQVAQRRSSVNCNIVMRTQNPNWQSGRNDSSAMVPCAQAIFPHTSVSQEIFGSKIAGRQQQLISPIQDKWARPSSSQYYI
- the LOC127093466 gene encoding uncharacterized protein LOC127093466 isoform X4, whose protein sequence is MNNKTQNLRRGTNKRRHTNKLFGVFGAAAIKFLKKSKKEEKVRSLSAVNEMGCEKQQQQHQDPKGFKIPNNFLNGCYGASVPRKLRSAMKKRGRESILLDAEKVNHKNNGMESSEKDNVKKSKEISKHLSRREGGFGSITKDEEEVAETLYALAAMFPHSGSDHVSKELYGEALIENSSVLQDKKENVNASLEASGTDQGASLCPESCLPGEASKITSVNETTGHEHSKKVNILVASHSSTPSINLQSMPEMVKRECCEKIALHDSELCLAIGLNITRQSPISQHKKKPDVELDLIRNVNNKQKQHLIKEPIKNESLALWPGLSSVSSAVSHKRSRKRCATHVYISHTIRCLEVSKQGAIKESKLHECNEMRVPDGSKREASLEIHNVNGMRNGAICTTARNTNESKNGSSTLLQQCHYGEISQATPTPGVYDPQKQSFNFLSLSAGSYGLKVDNNNYNKVVSRLEPLSNLQLPYFQSPARQQRVVPNPTHQSRYASSTVYLDQLSVVGPQLRLQQPHYYGSQSCGTQYSSTASNSKQEHQNFWGMQQQVAQRRSSVNCNIVMRTQNPNWQSGRNDSSAMVPCAQAIFPHTSVSQEIFGSKIAGRQQQLISPIQDKWARPSSSQYYI
- the LOC127093466 gene encoding uncharacterized protein LOC127093466 isoform X1 — encoded protein: MNNKTQNLRRGTNKRRHTNKLFGVFGAAAIKFLKKSKKEEKVRSLSAVNEMGCEKQQQQHQDPKGFKIPNNFLNGCYGASVPRKLRSAMKKRGRESILLDAEKVNHKNNGMESSEKDNVKKSKVSIKQEISKHLSRREGGFGSITKDEEEVAETLYALAAMFPHSGSDHVSKELYGEALIENSSVLQDKKENVNASLEASGTDQGASLCPESCLPGEASKITSVNETTGHEHSKKVNILVASHSSTPSINLQSMPEMVKRECCEKIALHDSELCLAIGLNITRQSPISQHKKKPDVELDLIRNVNNKQKQHLIKEPIKNESLALWPGLSSVSSAVSHKRSRKRCATHVYISHTIRCLEVSKQGAIKESKLHECNEMRVPDGSKREASLEIHNVNGMRNGAICTTARNTNESKNGSSTLLQQCHYGEISQATPTPGVYDPQKQSFNFLSLSAGSYGLKVDNNNYNKVVSRLEPLSNLQLPYFQSPARQQRVVPNPTHQSRYASSTVYLDQLSVVGPQLRLQQPHYYGSQSCGTQYSSTASNSKQEHQNFWGMQQQVAQRRSSVNCNIVMRTQNPNWQSGRNDSSAMVPCAQAIFPHTSVSQEIFGSKIAGRQQQLISPIQDKWARPSSSQYYI
- the LOC127093466 gene encoding uncharacterized protein LOC127093466 isoform X3 — encoded protein: MNNKTQNLRRGTNKRRHTNKLFGVFGAAAIKFLKKSKKEEKVRSLSAVNEMGCEKQQQQHQDPKGFKIPNNFLNGCYGASVPRKLRSAMKKRGRESILLDAEKVNHKNNGMESSEKDNVKKSKKQEISKHLSRREGGFGSITKDEEEVAETLYALAAMFPHSGSDHVSKELYGEALIENSSVLQDKKENVNASLEASGTDQGASLCPESCLPGEASKITSVNETTGHEHSKKVNILVASHSSTPSINLQSMPEMVKRECCEKIALHDSELCLAIGLNITRQSPISQHKKKPDVELDLIRNVNNKQKQHLIKEPIKNESLALWPGLSSVSSAVSHKRSRKRCATHVYISHTIRCLEVSKQGAIKESKLHECNEMRVPDGSKREASLEIHNVNGMRNGAICTTARNTNESKNGSSTLLQQCHYGEISQATPTPGVYDPQKQSFNFLSLSAGSYGLKVDNNNYNKVVSRLEPLSNLQLPYFQSPARQQRVVPNPTHQSRYASSTVYLDQLSVVGPQLRLQQPHYYGSQSCGTQYSSTASNSKQEHQNFWGMQQQVAQRRSSVNCNIVMRTQNPNWQSGRNDSSAMVPCAQAIFPHTSVSQEIFGSKIAGRQQQLISPIQDKWARPSSSQYYI
- the LOC127093467 gene encoding AP-2 complex subunit sigma, which translates into the protein MIRFILLQNRQGKTRLAKYYVPLEDSEKHKVEYEVHRLVVNRDPKYTNFVEFRTHKVIYRRYAGLFFSLCVDITDNELAYLECIHLFVEILDHFFSNVCELDLVFNFHKVYLILDEFILAGELQETSKKAIIERMGELEKLE